DNA sequence from the Cupriavidus sp. WKF15 genome:
GCAAAGGCCTGCGCGTGGTCCTTGGCCTCGACCAGGCGCCACTGCATCACGCCGCCTTCGTCCATCTTGCGCAGCATGGCCAGCGGCGTGGTGCCGGACGTGGACACCACGGTCTTGCCGCGCAAGTCGGCCCACCGGGCGATGCCCGAATCGCTCTTGACGATCATGCGGCTGCCGGCGATGTAATGCGGGATGGTGAAGGCGACCTGCTCGCGCCGCTCGCGGTTGTTGGTAGTGGAGCCGCACTCCAGGTCGGCCTTGCCCCCGGCAATCGCGGCAATGCGGTTGGCCGGCGTGACCGGCACCCATTCGACGCGCAGGTTGGGCAGGCGCAGCGAGGTACGCACGGCGTCGGCGATCCTCAGGCACAGGTCCACCGCGTAGCCGACCGGCTTGCCGTCGACCACGAAGGAAAACGGCACCGAGCTTTCACGGTGGGCAATGCGGATGACGCCGCTTTGCTGGATGTGCTGGAGGACCGGCGCGGTGGCGGATTCGGCGGGACCGGCTCCCGCGGCCAGCAGCCCGGCACATGCCAGGGAAGACAAGACAAAGGCGACATTGGAGCGCGAAGCCCGGCGCGACAGACCCTTCTGGATCATGGAAACCCCCGTCAAAGGAAAGCAAAAAAACTAATGGCGGCCGTCAGGTGTGGTTCCGTGCGGCTCTGCTCTGAGTTGTCGTTGTCGTGCTGTACCCCGCGGGCTATTGTTCCATGTGCGCCGGGTTGCCGACAACCTGCGGCAAGACCGCCGTGCGACGTACGCAACGGCAGGCCGCCACCCCAGTTGACGGGGCTTTCCCTTACGGATATTTCCGAACTGGAGCGGCGTGCCGGCGATTGATATGCTTGCTTCCGTGTCCTGCGAGCAGGGCACCGAGGAGAGACTCTTGGGCCCGCGCTGCGGGCCCTTTCTTTTCTGCCTGATCCGAGGGGCGGCGCTTTCTTCTTTGGCTCCGGTCACCTGACACAAGACCCGCAGACGGGTTCCGGCGCCGTTGTTCTACAATGCGGCCTGCCTTGCGCCGAAGCCGCCAGCCCCCGCGGTTGCCGGTGCGCGTTCCGATCCTGCACTTATGCCGCCCGATTTCCTCCCATGGCCCTGTTTTCCATTACCGATGCCCAGCTTGCTTTCGGGCACGTGGCCTTGCTCGACCACACCGATTTTTCGCTGGAAGCCGGCGAGCGCGTCGGCCTGATCGGCCGCAACGGCTCGGGCAAGTCCTCGCTGCTGAAGATCGTGGCCGGCCTGGCGGCGCCGGATGACGGCCTGATCGCTCGCCAGTCCGGCGTGACGTCGGCCTACGTGCCGCAGGAGCCGCAATTCGAGCCCGGCATCACGGTGTTCGACGCCGTGTCGCAGGGCATGGGCCAGGCGCATGACCTGCTGGTGCGCTATGAAGCCGCGGCCGAGAGGCTGGCCGACAGCCATGACGAGGCTGCGCTGGCGGAACTGCACCGGCTGCAGTCCGAACTCGACGCCGCCGGTGCCTGGCACCTGCGCACGCGCGTGGAAAGCACGCTGGCCCGGCTCGGGCTGGATCCGCATACGCGCGTCGACGCGTTGTCCGGCGGCCTGCAGAAGCGCGTCGCGCTGGCGCAGGGCCTGGTCGCGGAGCCGGATATCCTGCTGCTGGACGAGCCGACCAACCACCTCGACGTGGAAGCCATCCGCTGGCTGGAAGACTTGCTGCTGGGTTTCCGCGGCAGCGTGCTGCTGATCACCCACGACCGCGCCTTCCTGGACCGCGTGGCGACCCGCATCGTCGAACTCGACCGCGGCCGCCTGCTGTCCTTCCCAGGCAACTTTGCCGCCTACCAGGCGCGCAAGGAGGAACTGCTGGCCGCCGAACAGGTGGAGCAGGCCAAGTTCGACAAGCTGCTCGCCCAGGAAGAAGTGTGGATCCGCAAGGGCGTGGAGGCGCGCCGCACGCGCAGCGTGGCGCGCATCCAGCGCCTGGTAGCCATGCGCAGCGAACGCGCCGCGCGGCGCGAGGCGCAGGGCAACGTCAAGCTGGAAGTCTCGCAGGCCGATCGCTCCGGCAAGATCGTGGCCGAGTTGACCGACGTGAACAAGGGCTACGGCGACAAGATCGTGGTGCGCGACTTCAGCGCCACCATCATGCGCGGCGACAAGGTCGGCCTGATCGGCCCCAACGGTGCCGGCAAGACCACGCTGCTGCGGCTGATCCTGGGTGAACTGCCGCCCGACAGCGGCACCGTGCGCAATGGCAGCAACCTGCAGGTCGCGTACTTCGACCAGATGCGCACCCAGCTCGACCTGGAAAAGTCCCTGGCCGACACCATCAGCCCGGGCAGCGACTGGGTCGAGGTCAACGGCCAGCGCAAGCACGTGATGAGCTACCTGGGCGACTTCCTGTTCGCGCCGGAGCGCGCGCGCTCGCCGGTCAAGTCGCTGTCCGGCGGCGAGCGCAACCGGCTGCTGCTGGCGCGCCTGTTTGCCCGCCCGGCCAACGTGCTCGTGCTTGACGAACCGACCAACGACCTCGACATCGACACGCTGGAATTGCTGGAAGAGCTGCTGCAGGACTACAGCGGCACGGTGTTCCTGGTCTCGCACGACCGCGCGTTCCTGGACAACGTGGTGACCTCCACGATTGCCGCCGAGGGCGACGGCCAGTGGCGCGAGTCGGTTGGCGGCTATTCCGACTGGGTCGCGCAGTCCGAGCGCAGCGCCGCGCTGCAGGCAGCGCGCAAGCCCGAGCAGAAAACGGCCGAGCCGGTGAGGGCAAAGGACTCCCGCGAGGCGCGCGGCGCCAACCGCACGGTCAAGCTGTCATACAAGGAGCAGCGCGAGCTGGATGGTTTGCCCGAGCGGATTGCGTCGCTGGAAACCGAACAGAAGACGATCTCGGCGCAGCTCGAAGACGGCTCGCTTTATGTCAGCGACGCGGCCAAGGCCGCCACGCTGGCGACCCGCCACGACGAGATCGAGATGGAATTGCTGGAAGCGCTGGAGCGCTGGGAAGTGCTGGAGGCGAAGTCGAAGGGCGAGGCGGGCTAACCGCACCACGCCAGCACCATATTGGTCAGGTCGACCATGAACGAGGGCCGCAGGTAACCGATAAACCCAAGTACCAGCGCCGCCGCCAGCACCAGCAGGCCGGCAGCGCGCAACACGTGCTCGCGGGCGGCGGTAGTCATGCCGCAACCGGCTGCGGGCGCGCCAGCGCGTGCTCGCGGATCGGCAAGTTGACCAGCGCGGCCATCACGCCCAGCGCGATCGCGATCATCCACACCGTGTTGTAGCCGCCGGTGCGGTCATACAGGTAGCCGCCCAGCCAGGCGCCCAGGAAGCTGCCGATCTGGTGCGAGAAGAACACCACGCCGGACAGCATCGACAGGTATTTCACCCCGAACACCTGGGCGATGATGCCGTTGGTCAGGGGCACGGTCGACAGCCACAGGAAGCCCATCAGCGCCGCAAACATCCAGGTGCTGGCGGTCGAGAGCGGCAGCAGCAGGTAGCCGGTAATCACCACCGAGCGCGTCAGGTAGATGGCCGACAACAGATAGCGCTTGGGCATGCGCTGGCCCATCGCGCCGGCGGTGTAGGTGCCGAACACATTGAACAGGCCGATCAGCGCGAGCGCCACGGTGGCGATCTTCGGATCGGTCAGGCCCTGGTCCTTCAGGTAGGGGGCCAGGTGCACGCCGATGAACACCACCTGGAATCCGCATACGAAGTAGCCCAGCGTCAGCAGCTGGAAATTGCGGTTGCCGAAGGCCTCGCGGATGGCCTGGCCGATGGTCTGGTGATGCCCGCCGTCATGCGCGGCCATCTTCGGTTCGCGCAGCGTGAACGCCAGCGGCAGCATGACGCAGGCCATCAGCGCCATCACGAACAGCGCGTTCTGCCAGCCAAGCCCCGAGATCAGCGTCTGCTCGACCGGGATCATCAGGAACTGGCCGAAGGAGCCCGCCGCGGCGGCAATGCCCATGGCCCAGACGCGCTTCTCGGCGCTGGCCACGCGGCCGATCACGCCGTACACCACGCTGTAGGTCGTGCCCGACTGCGCGATGCCGATCATGACGCCGGCGCCGGTCGCGAAGGCCGTGCCGCTGGTCGACAGCGCCATCACCACGAGCCCGCCCACGTACAGCGCCACGCCGATCAGCATGATGCGCAGCGCGCCGAACTTGTCGGCCAGCGCGCCGGCGAAGGGCTGGCTGGCGCCCCACATCAGGTTCTGCAGCGCCAGCGCGAAGGCGAAGGTCTCGCGGTTCCAGCCATGGGTTTGCGTGATCGGCAGGTTGAACAGTCCGAAGCCATGCCGGATGCCCATGGAAAGGGTGACGAGCAGGCCGCCGCACACGAGCACGGTGGTCAGGGAGAGTGGTCGGTTCTGCATATCGGGCTCGCTGCGGGCGGCGGGGTGCCGTAGTTGTTGTCGTTCTTGCTGAGCTGGCCGGGAGCGGCATTGGGGGTGCCGGGCCGGTCTGCGCGAGTTTACCCCGGCTTTCCGGAACGCGTCGGGCAGGGCCCGCAAGTCCGGACGGGCAGCATGGTAATCCGGATGGCCGGCAAGCAAGCGCGCCGGCGCCGCTGCCTTTTTGCCACGATTGCCGGTCCGGGCTTCCATTACAATGCAGTGCCCGGCACCCCGGCGCAGCCACGAATGCGCGCCCGAACCGCCGGGATCTCCACTTTCGTAGCGACTCCATGGCGAGCAAAACCAGTCAGTACAGCGAATCCTCCATCCGGGTCCTGAAGGGCCTGGAGCCGGTCAAGCAGCGTCCCGGCATGTACACCCGCACCGACAACCCCCTGCATATCGTGCAGGAGGTGATCGACAACGCGTCCGACGAGGCGCTGGGCGGCTTCGGTTCCGAGATCCTGGTCACGCTGCACCGCGACGGCAGTGTCAGCGTGGAGGACGACGGCCGCGGCATCCCGGTCGGCATCCACCCGGAAGAAGGCGTGCCGGTGGTCGAGATCGTCTTCACGCGGCTGCACGCCGGCGGCAAGTTCGACAAGGGCAAGGGCGGCGCCTACGCGTTCTCGGGCGGCCTGCACGGCGTGGGCGTGTCGGTGACCAATGCGCTGTCGACGCAGCTCGACGTGTCGGTCTGGCGCGACGGCATGATGTCCACGCTGACCTTCTCCGGCGGCGATGTGACCACGCCGCTCAGCTCGCGCAAACTCGAGCGCGGCGAGAAGAAGAACGGCACGCGCGTCCAGGTATGGCCGGACGCGAAGTATTTCGATTCGGCCGCGATCCCGCAGGCCGAACTGCAACGCCTGCTGCGCAGCAAGGCCGTGCTGCTGCCTGGCGTGAAAGTGACGCTGGTGATCGAGAAGACCGGCGAGTCCCAGACCTGGCAGTACGACCAGGGACTGAAGGGCTACCTGGTCGAGGCGCTGGCGCAGGGCAGCGGCGCCGAACTCGTGATCCCGATGTTCGAGGGCGAGCATTTCGCCGACCCGGACGCCAACCCCGGCGAGGAAGGCTTTGCCGATGGCGAAGGCGCCTCGTGGGTGGTGGCCTGGACCGAAGAAGGCGCGCCGGTGCGCGAGTCCTACGTCAACCTGATCCCCACGCCGGCCGGCGGCACGCACGAGTCCGGCCTGCGCGAAGGCCTGTTCCAGGCGGTCAAGAGCTTTATCGAGATGCACGCGCTGCAGCCCAAGGGCGTCAAGCTGATGAGCGAGGACGTGTTCGCGCGCGCCTCGTTCGTGCTCTCGGCCAAGGTGCTGGACCCGCAGTTCCAGGGCCAGATCAAGGAGCGCCTGAACAGCCGCGACGCGGTGCGTCTGGTGTCGACCTTCAGCAGGCCGGCGCTGGAGCTGTGGCTGAACCACCACGTCGAGTACGGCAAGAAGCTGGCCGAACTGGTGATCCGCCAGGCCCAGGCGCGCACGCGCGCCGCGCAGAAGGTGGAAAAGAAGAAGGGCTCCGGCGTGGCCGTGCTGCCCGGCAAGCTGACCGACTGCGAGTCGACCGACGTCACGCGCAACGAGATCTTCCTGGTCGAGGGCGATTCCGCCGGCGGCTCCGCCAAGATGGGCCGCGACAAGGAATTCCAGGCCATCCTGCCGCTGCGCGGCAAGGTGCTCAATACCTGGGAAACCGAGCGCGACCGCCTGTTCGCCAACAACGAGGTGCACGACATCGCGGTGGCGATCGGCGTGGACCCGCACGGCCCGCACGACGAGCCCGACCTGTCCAACCTGCGCTACGGCAAGATCTGCATCCTGTCCGACGCGGACGTGGACGGCGCGCACATCCAGGTGCTGCTGCTGACGCTGTTCTTCCGCCACTTCCCGAAGCTGATCGACGCCGGCAACGTCTGCGTGGCACGCCCGCCGCTGTTCCGCGTCGACGCGCCCGCGCGCGGCAAGAAGCCCGCACAGAAGCTGTATGCGCTCGACGAAGGTGAGCTGGAAGCCATCCAGGACAAGCTGCTCAAGGATGGCGTCAAGGACGGCAGCTGGCAGATCTCCCGCTTCAA
Encoded proteins:
- a CDS encoding amino acid ABC transporter substrate-binding protein, whose amino-acid sequence is MIQKGLSRRASRSNVAFVLSSLACAGLLAAGAGPAESATAPVLQHIQQSGVIRIAHRESSVPFSFVVDGKPVGYAVDLCLRIADAVRTSLRLPNLRVEWVPVTPANRIAAIAGGKADLECGSTTNNRERREQVAFTIPHYIAGSRMIVKSDSGIARWADLRGKTVVSTSGTTPLAMLRKMDEGGVMQWRLVEAKDHAQAFAMVEAGKADAFVMDDVLLYGLRANASRPADFKVTGEMLTIEPYAIMLPKGDAEFKKLVDRTLVASVYEQETPKLYRKWFQAPIPPHGITLDIPMSYLLRDSFKFPSDKVAD
- a CDS encoding ATP-binding cassette domain-containing protein encodes the protein MALFSITDAQLAFGHVALLDHTDFSLEAGERVGLIGRNGSGKSSLLKIVAGLAAPDDGLIARQSGVTSAYVPQEPQFEPGITVFDAVSQGMGQAHDLLVRYEAAAERLADSHDEAALAELHRLQSELDAAGAWHLRTRVESTLARLGLDPHTRVDALSGGLQKRVALAQGLVAEPDILLLDEPTNHLDVEAIRWLEDLLLGFRGSVLLITHDRAFLDRVATRIVELDRGRLLSFPGNFAAYQARKEELLAAEQVEQAKFDKLLAQEEVWIRKGVEARRTRSVARIQRLVAMRSERAARREAQGNVKLEVSQADRSGKIVAELTDVNKGYGDKIVVRDFSATIMRGDKVGLIGPNGAGKTTLLRLILGELPPDSGTVRNGSNLQVAYFDQMRTQLDLEKSLADTISPGSDWVEVNGQRKHVMSYLGDFLFAPERARSPVKSLSGGERNRLLLARLFARPANVLVLDEPTNDLDIDTLELLEELLQDYSGTVFLVSHDRAFLDNVVTSTIAAEGDGQWRESVGGYSDWVAQSERSAALQAARKPEQKTAEPVRAKDSREARGANRTVKLSYKEQRELDGLPERIASLETEQKTISAQLEDGSLYVSDAAKAATLATRHDEIEMELLEALERWEVLEAKSKGEAG
- a CDS encoding MFS transporter, whose translation is MQNRPLSLTTVLVCGGLLVTLSMGIRHGFGLFNLPITQTHGWNRETFAFALALQNLMWGASQPFAGALADKFGALRIMLIGVALYVGGLVVMALSTSGTAFATGAGVMIGIAQSGTTYSVVYGVIGRVASAEKRVWAMGIAAAAGSFGQFLMIPVEQTLISGLGWQNALFVMALMACVMLPLAFTLREPKMAAHDGGHHQTIGQAIREAFGNRNFQLLTLGYFVCGFQVVFIGVHLAPYLKDQGLTDPKIATVALALIGLFNVFGTYTAGAMGQRMPKRYLLSAIYLTRSVVITGYLLLPLSTASTWMFAALMGFLWLSTVPLTNGIIAQVFGVKYLSMLSGVVFFSHQIGSFLGAWLGGYLYDRTGGYNTVWMIAIALGVMAALVNLPIREHALARPQPVAA
- a CDS encoding DNA topoisomerase IV subunit B; translation: MASKTSQYSESSIRVLKGLEPVKQRPGMYTRTDNPLHIVQEVIDNASDEALGGFGSEILVTLHRDGSVSVEDDGRGIPVGIHPEEGVPVVEIVFTRLHAGGKFDKGKGGAYAFSGGLHGVGVSVTNALSTQLDVSVWRDGMMSTLTFSGGDVTTPLSSRKLERGEKKNGTRVQVWPDAKYFDSAAIPQAELQRLLRSKAVLLPGVKVTLVIEKTGESQTWQYDQGLKGYLVEALAQGSGAELVIPMFEGEHFADPDANPGEEGFADGEGASWVVAWTEEGAPVRESYVNLIPTPAGGTHESGLREGLFQAVKSFIEMHALQPKGVKLMSEDVFARASFVLSAKVLDPQFQGQIKERLNSRDAVRLVSTFSRPALELWLNHHVEYGKKLAELVIRQAQARTRAAQKVEKKKGSGVAVLPGKLTDCESTDVTRNEIFLVEGDSAGGSAKMGRDKEFQAILPLRGKVLNTWETERDRLFANNEVHDIAVAIGVDPHGPHDEPDLSNLRYGKICILSDADVDGAHIQVLLLTLFFRHFPKLIDAGNVCVARPPLFRVDAPARGKKPAQKLYALDEGELEAIQDKLLKDGVKDGSWQISRFKGLGEMSAEQLWETTMNPDTRRLLPVALGEFDLPQTVEMMNMLMGKGEAAQRRSWLEEKGNEVEADI